A region of Granulibacter bethesdensis DNA encodes the following proteins:
- the betB gene encoding betaine-aldehyde dehydrogenase: MTISTPPTSQVALQEAHVPDSLTPGLYIHGRVEAGAGEVFTSVNPADGSVLAQITAATEADIARAVASAQEGQRIWAAMTGIERGRILRRAVDILRARNDVLARLETKDTGKPFSETSTVDIVTGADVLEYYAGLAQAIEGEQIPLNATQFAYTRREPLGVVAGIGAWNYPVQIALWKSAPALAAGNAMIFKPSEITPLTVIELAKIYTEAGLPDGVFNVVQGRGDVGAMLTAHPVIEKISFTGGVETGKKVMALAGSSSLKEVTMELGGKSPLLVFEDADLDRAADIAVMANFYSSGQVCTNGTRVFVQESVLPAFREKLLARVAKIRPGHPEDPATVFGPLASFPHRDKVLSCIARGVAEGATLLAGGGAPQEAEFSRGAYVLPTVFGDCRDDMAIVREEIFGPVLSLLSFRDEEEVITRANATEYGLAAGVVTESLSRAHRVIHRLDAGICWINTWGGSPAEMPVGGYKQSGVGRENGLVTLGHYTRIKSVLVELGGFQSVF, translated from the coding sequence ATGACCATTTCCACTCCTCCCACATCTCAGGTTGCGTTACAGGAGGCTCATGTTCCCGATTCCCTGACGCCGGGATTGTATATTCATGGCCGGGTTGAGGCTGGCGCAGGGGAGGTTTTTACCTCGGTCAATCCGGCAGATGGCAGCGTTCTGGCGCAGATCACCGCTGCCACTGAAGCTGACATTGCCCGTGCCGTGGCGAGTGCTCAGGAAGGGCAGCGCATCTGGGCGGCCATGACAGGTATCGAGCGTGGACGGATTCTGCGTCGGGCGGTGGATATTTTGCGGGCCCGAAACGACGTGCTCGCAAGGCTGGAAACGAAAGACACCGGCAAGCCGTTCAGCGAAACCAGTACGGTGGACATTGTGACCGGTGCGGATGTGCTGGAATATTACGCCGGGCTGGCGCAGGCGATCGAGGGTGAGCAGATTCCGCTCAACGCGACCCAGTTCGCCTATACGCGACGGGAGCCGCTGGGTGTGGTGGCCGGGATCGGCGCATGGAACTACCCGGTGCAGATCGCGCTGTGGAAATCTGCTCCGGCCCTGGCGGCGGGCAATGCGATGATTTTCAAACCCAGCGAGATCACGCCGCTGACGGTGATCGAACTGGCGAAAATCTATACCGAGGCCGGGCTGCCGGATGGCGTGTTCAACGTGGTGCAGGGTCGCGGTGATGTTGGTGCGATGCTGACGGCGCATCCGGTGATCGAGAAAATCTCCTTCACCGGCGGGGTTGAGACCGGAAAGAAGGTCATGGCGCTGGCCGGATCGTCCTCGCTCAAGGAAGTGACGATGGAGCTGGGCGGCAAATCCCCGCTGCTGGTGTTCGAGGATGCCGATCTGGATCGGGCTGCCGATATTGCGGTGATGGCGAATTTCTATTCCTCCGGGCAGGTCTGCACCAACGGTACCCGCGTTTTCGTGCAGGAAAGCGTTCTGCCTGCTTTCCGGGAAAAACTGCTGGCACGCGTTGCAAAGATCCGTCCGGGCCACCCTGAGGACCCTGCGACGGTGTTCGGCCCGCTGGCGAGCTTCCCGCATCGGGACAAGGTGCTGTCCTGCATCGCGCGCGGTGTGGCGGAGGGCGCGACCCTGCTTGCGGGCGGTGGAGCGCCACAGGAAGCGGAATTCTCTCGCGGAGCCTATGTGCTGCCGACCGTGTTCGGGGATTGCCGGGACGACATGGCCATTGTGCGGGAGGAGATTTTCGGCCCGGTGCTGAGCCTGTTGTCTTTCCGGGATGAGGAGGAGGTGATCACCCGCGCCAATGCTACCGAGTATGGTCTGGCGGCCGGTGTCGTGACGGAATCGCTCAGCCGGGCGCATCGTGTCATTCACCGTCTGGACGCGGGCATCTGCTGGATCAACACCTGGGGCGGCTCTCCGGCGGAGATGCCGGTTGGCGGCTACAAACAGTCCGGCGTCGGGCGGGAAAACGGTCTGGTGACGCTGGGCCATTATACCCGCATCAAATCGGTGCTGGTCGAACTCGGCGGTTTCCAGTCGGTCTTCTGA
- the betI gene encoding transcriptional regulator BetI, with protein MPKVGMQPIRRAQLIRATLQSIDEVGLSDTTVARIARIAGVSTGIIAHYFQDKEALLEAAMRQILADLFAAMRARRKAAVDDTPRVLLRAIVEGNFDGTQTSAAAAKAWLAFWSSSMHQPHLRRLQQINAWYLYRLLRTQFLRVQMRDQAHRSAQGLAALIDGLWLRATLAGQINEENIQVAFDYIDLQLAANL; from the coding sequence ATGCCTAAAGTGGGCATGCAACCGATCCGTCGCGCCCAACTGATCCGTGCCACGCTGCAATCGATTGACGAGGTGGGGCTGAGTGATACGACCGTGGCCAGGATAGCCCGGATCGCAGGGGTTTCCACCGGTATCATCGCCCATTATTTCCAGGACAAGGAGGCCTTGCTGGAGGCGGCGATGCGCCAGATTCTGGCGGATTTGTTCGCAGCCATGCGGGCCAGGCGGAAAGCGGCTGTGGATGATACGCCCCGTGTCCTGCTGCGTGCCATTGTCGAGGGTAATTTTGACGGCACACAGACCAGCGCCGCCGCGGCCAAGGCATGGCTGGCTTTCTGGTCATCCTCCATGCATCAGCCGCATCTGCGGAGGTTGCAGCAGATCAATGCATGGTATCTCTATCGTTTGTTGCGGACCCAGTTCCTGCGTGTGCAGATGAGGGATCAGGCGCATCGTTCCGCCCAGGGGTTGGCGGCGCTGATTGACGGATTATGGCTGCGGGCCACTCTTGCCGGACAGATTAATGAGGAAAATATTCAGGTTGCTTTTGATTATATAGACTTACAGCTTGCAGCAAATTTATAG
- the ffh gene encoding signal recognition particle protein, giving the protein MFDTLSGKLTGVFDKLRGRGALNEADVAEALREVRLAMLDADVALSVVKDFIASVRERAAGAEVIDSVAPGQQVMKIVHDALIEQLGGAGAVPLNLNAVAPVPVLMVGLQGSGKTTTSGKLALRMAKKERRRVLLASLDTQRPAAQLQLQQLAEQAGVASLPIIQGQTPVEIARRAMETGRREVYDIVILDTAGRLAIDEELMEEVKAIRAETNPSETLLVVDAMTGQDAVNTARAFNEAVGVTGIVMTRMDGDARGGAALSMRAVTGAPIKLTGSGEKLDALEDFHPERVAGRILGLGDVAGLVEKAAETIDEAEAEEMAMKMLKGRFTLEDYAKQLKQISRMGSLSSIMGMLPGLGKFKQQIENANIDTSILKRQAAIISSMTVKERRNPDIIKASRKKRIAAGAGVQVQDVNRLLKQFDDMSQMMKQFSKLGQKGLMRNGMQALMAQRHRPQ; this is encoded by the coding sequence ATGTTCGACACACTTTCGGGCAAGCTCACTGGCGTTTTCGACAAGCTGCGTGGCCGTGGCGCGCTGAACGAAGCCGATGTGGCGGAGGCGCTGCGCGAAGTGCGGCTGGCCATGCTGGATGCCGACGTCGCACTGTCGGTGGTGAAGGATTTCATTGCCTCGGTGCGGGAGCGTGCAGCGGGTGCGGAAGTTATCGACAGCGTGGCGCCCGGCCAGCAGGTGATGAAGATCGTGCATGATGCGCTGATCGAACAACTGGGCGGTGCGGGTGCGGTACCGCTGAACCTGAATGCAGTGGCGCCCGTGCCGGTGCTGATGGTGGGTCTGCAAGGCTCCGGCAAGACCACCACCAGCGGCAAGCTGGCGCTGCGTATGGCGAAAAAGGAACGGCGGCGCGTGCTGCTGGCCAGCCTTGATACTCAGCGTCCGGCGGCTCAGCTTCAGCTGCAGCAGCTGGCGGAGCAGGCAGGGGTTGCCTCCCTGCCGATTATTCAGGGCCAGACTCCGGTGGAGATCGCCCGTCGCGCCATGGAGACGGGGCGGCGCGAGGTCTATGACATTGTGATCCTCGACACTGCCGGCCGCCTCGCCATTGATGAGGAACTGATGGAGGAGGTCAAGGCGATCCGCGCCGAGACCAACCCGTCGGAAACCCTGCTGGTGGTCGATGCCATGACTGGTCAGGACGCGGTCAACACGGCCCGTGCCTTCAATGAGGCAGTGGGCGTGACTGGTATCGTTATGACGCGGATGGATGGCGATGCGCGCGGCGGCGCCGCCCTGTCCATGCGGGCGGTGACCGGCGCGCCAATCAAGCTGACCGGCTCTGGCGAGAAGCTGGATGCACTGGAGGATTTCCATCCGGAGCGTGTGGCGGGCCGTATTCTGGGCCTCGGGGACGTAGCCGGATTGGTCGAAAAGGCCGCCGAGACCATCGACGAGGCCGAGGCCGAGGAAATGGCGATGAAGATGCTCAAGGGGCGCTTCACGCTGGAAGATTACGCAAAACAGCTGAAACAGATTTCCCGGATGGGTAGTTTGTCCTCCATCATGGGGATGTTGCCGGGGCTGGGAAAATTCAAACAGCAGATTGAGAACGCCAATATCGATACGTCGATCCTGAAGCGTCAGGCAGCGATCATCAGCTCCATGACGGTGAAGGAGCGCCGTAACCCGGACATCATCAAAGCCAGCCGCAAAAAGCGCATTGCCGCCGGGGCTGGCGTGCAGGTGCAGGATGTTAACCGTCTGCTGAAGCAGTTCGATGATATGAGTCAGATGATGAAGCAGTTCAGCAAGCTGGGTCAGAAGGGATTGATGCGCAACGGCATGCAGGCGCTGATGGCCCAGAGGCACCGTCCGCAGTGA
- a CDS encoding Hint domain-containing protein has protein sequence MFQNGATAFLSSNHNIEDISISGTVTIASDGHTLHNDNARLLLAGRSVLVLDNIHLVTQTTTISSGQATIRLQGAQLEIEYGSHMPATLDFQDRHNADGSVSGSTVMVNSKGAKTNMFASITNLTTRDTIILTNAPTNGSRIYLQANMDESYSLIEQVPEWDGQTSILCSHVTLAAGLAANNFTSLNQNGTLELGCFLAGSMISTPEGEKPVETIDPGHTILALENSQSVAHKVIWSGMATAHVNQELPDEQAGYPVRIRKDAISDHVPSKDMLITPDHCLYLDGYFIPANLLVNGRTIFYDRSFMSYQYYHIETEKHAIISADGVLTETYLDTGNRRQFSPFSTEQTSGNVTMFGGRKSNWTEDAAAKLAVTPDLVEPVFRRIEARATRFAPPPRYDISMDRCLQLRTQDGQMLRQVQEVNDRVLFLVPAGVNTVRILSNASRSCDVTGPFLDDRRNLGVLIGEAILYDSGATHILNIHLEQEWLEGWHDLPPRDASAGASSGQRWTNGNALLLLPVGKRQDGDIGLLSLQVLAGGPYIIETAAEDRPVNIAASA, from the coding sequence ATGTTTCAGAATGGAGCCACTGCTTTCCTGTCGAGTAACCACAATATCGAAGATATCTCGATCTCCGGAACGGTCACAATCGCCTCTGACGGGCATACGCTGCACAATGACAATGCCCGGCTTTTACTGGCAGGCAGATCGGTGCTGGTACTGGATAATATCCATCTGGTCACGCAGACGACAACCATTTCCTCCGGTCAGGCCACCATCCGTCTTCAGGGGGCTCAACTGGAAATTGAGTATGGCAGCCACATGCCAGCCACGCTGGATTTTCAGGATCGACATAATGCGGATGGCAGCGTTTCCGGCAGCACGGTGATGGTCAATTCCAAAGGCGCGAAAACCAATATGTTCGCGTCAATCACCAACCTGACCACCCGTGACACCATCATCCTGACCAATGCGCCGACAAACGGCTCCCGGATATATCTTCAGGCCAACATGGATGAAAGCTACTCACTGATAGAGCAAGTACCGGAATGGGATGGACAGACCTCCATCCTGTGCAGCCATGTGACGCTTGCTGCAGGGCTAGCCGCCAATAATTTTACCTCTCTCAACCAGAACGGAACACTGGAGCTAGGCTGCTTCCTGGCAGGCAGTATGATCAGCACGCCAGAAGGCGAAAAGCCAGTCGAAACCATTGATCCAGGCCACACCATTCTCGCCCTCGAAAACAGCCAATCTGTTGCACACAAGGTCATCTGGTCAGGGATGGCAACCGCACATGTGAATCAGGAACTGCCCGATGAGCAGGCCGGATATCCGGTACGGATCAGAAAAGACGCCATCAGCGATCATGTGCCATCCAAGGACATGCTGATCACCCCTGATCACTGCCTGTATCTGGACGGTTATTTCATCCCGGCCAATCTGCTGGTGAACGGACGTACGATTTTTTATGATCGTTCTTTTATGTCCTATCAATATTACCATATCGAAACAGAAAAACATGCGATCATCAGCGCGGACGGGGTACTGACGGAAACCTACCTGGATACCGGCAATCGCAGGCAGTTCAGCCCCTTCAGCACGGAGCAGACCAGCGGGAACGTCACCATGTTCGGAGGCCGGAAATCGAACTGGACCGAGGATGCCGCTGCAAAACTGGCAGTGACACCCGATCTTGTGGAGCCAGTGTTCCGCCGTATCGAAGCACGCGCCACCCGATTTGCTCCACCTCCCCGCTACGATATCAGCATGGATCGATGCCTTCAGCTCAGGACGCAGGATGGTCAGATGCTCCGTCAGGTACAGGAGGTCAATGACAGAGTGCTGTTTCTGGTTCCTGCCGGAGTGAATACCGTGCGTATTCTCTCCAACGCCTCCCGCTCCTGTGACGTAACGGGACCATTTCTGGATGATCGCCGCAACCTCGGGGTACTGATCGGTGAAGCCATCCTGTATGATTCCGGGGCAACCCACATCCTGAACATCCATCTGGAGCAGGAATGGCTGGAGGGATGGCATGATCTTCCCCCCCGTGATGCATCCGCCGGAGCATCTTCAGGCCAGCGCTGGACCAATGGCAATGCGCTACTGCTACTGCCAGTGGGGAAACGTCAGGATGGAGACATTGGTCTGTTGTCATTGCAGGTTCTGGCCGGAGGCCCCTACATCATCGAAACCGCGGCTGAGGATAGACCGGTCAACATCGCCGCGTCAGCCTGA
- the infC gene encoding translation initiation factor IF-3 yields MPAPPNRDGPRVNEEIRVPQVRLIDQDGEMQGVMSARDALIRAYAVGLDLLEISPNAEPPVVKILDYGKFKYEQQKKKNEARKRQKVIEIKEIKVRPNIDENDYQVKMRAMRSFISEGDKVKVTLRFRGREMAHQELGARVLQRIREELDAETKVEQMPKMENRQMVMVLAPR; encoded by the coding sequence TTGCCCGCACCGCCTAATCGCGACGGGCCCCGTGTAAATGAGGAAATCCGCGTTCCGCAGGTGCGCCTCATCGATCAGGATGGAGAGATGCAGGGGGTGATGAGCGCGCGTGACGCGCTGATCCGCGCCTATGCTGTTGGTCTCGATCTGCTGGAAATCAGCCCGAACGCCGAGCCGCCGGTCGTCAAGATCCTCGACTACGGCAAGTTCAAATATGAACAGCAGAAAAAGAAAAACGAGGCCCGCAAGCGCCAGAAAGTCATCGAGATCAAGGAAATCAAGGTCCGTCCCAACATCGATGAAAACGACTACCAGGTGAAGATGCGGGCGATGCGCAGCTTCATCTCGGAAGGCGACAAGGTGAAGGTGACGCTCCGGTTCCGTGGTCGCGAAATGGCGCATCAGGAACTCGGTGCCCGTGTGCTCCAGCGTATCCGTGAGGAGCTGGACGCGGAAACCAAGGTCGAGCAGATGCCGAAAATGGAAAACCGGCAGATGGTCATGGTGCTCGCGCCGCGCTGA
- the thrS gene encoding threonine--tRNA ligase: MPAITLPDGSVRHYDAPVTGTTIAADIGPGLARAALAMKVDGQMMDLSRAIEADAQVVFVTRKDEAALEMIRHDAAHVLAEAVQELFPGTQVTIGPSIENGFYYDFARNEPFTPEDLPAIEAKMREIIARNAPFERDVWDRQEAIRFFQDKGEKYKAQLIQDLPDTETITVYRQGEWLDLCRGPHMRSTGDIGPAFRLMKVAGAYWRGDHRNAMLSRIYGTAWRDQKELDAYLHQLEEAERRDHRRLGKEMDLFHIQEEAVGSIFWHKKGWRLYRALENYMRRRQIEAGYEEVRTPQLVDRSLWEESGHWDKYREHMFIATVEDEEKTLALKPMNCPCHVQIFRHGLRSYKELPLRMAEFGACHRYEPSGALHGIMRVRSFTQDDAHIFCMPEQIAKETADFVAMLASVYRDLGFDSFRVKFADRPESRAGKDEDWDRAEHELREACRLAGVEYELNPGEGAFYGPKLEFVLRDAIGRDWQCGTLQVDYVLPERLDAEYVAEDGSRRRPVMLHRAILGSFERFIGILIEQYAGRFPLWLAPVPVVVAPIVSDANEYAMEVVTALKRAGVTWAEADLRNEKINAKIREHSLAHVPVILVVGRREAEQRQVALRRLGSQEQQVMALDEAIAALAAEATPPDLRQ, encoded by the coding sequence ATGCCAGCGATCACCCTGCCCGACGGCTCCGTGCGCCACTATGATGCGCCGGTGACGGGCACTACGATCGCGGCCGATATCGGTCCCGGTCTGGCGCGTGCGGCTCTGGCGATGAAGGTGGACGGCCAGATGATGGACCTGTCCCGCGCCATTGAGGCTGATGCGCAGGTGGTGTTCGTCACCCGTAAGGATGAGGCCGCGCTGGAGATGATCCGCCACGATGCTGCCCATGTGCTGGCGGAGGCGGTGCAGGAGTTGTTCCCAGGTACGCAGGTGACCATCGGTCCGTCGATCGAAAACGGTTTCTACTACGATTTCGCGCGCAACGAGCCCTTCACGCCGGAAGACCTGCCTGCCATCGAAGCGAAAATGCGGGAGATCATCGCCCGCAACGCTCCGTTTGAACGCGACGTGTGGGACCGTCAGGAGGCGATCCGGTTCTTTCAGGACAAGGGCGAGAAATACAAGGCCCAGTTGATTCAGGATCTGCCGGATACCGAGACGATCACGGTGTATCGTCAGGGCGAGTGGCTGGATCTGTGCCGTGGTCCACATATGCGCAGCACCGGGGATATTGGCCCTGCTTTCCGTCTGATGAAGGTGGCGGGCGCGTACTGGCGTGGCGATCACCGCAACGCGATGCTCAGCCGTATCTACGGCACCGCATGGCGCGATCAGAAGGAGCTGGATGCTTATCTGCACCAGCTTGAGGAAGCGGAACGCCGCGACCATCGCCGTCTGGGCAAGGAAATGGACCTGTTCCACATTCAGGAAGAGGCTGTCGGCTCGATCTTCTGGCACAAGAAAGGCTGGCGGCTGTATCGGGCGCTGGAAAACTACATGCGTCGCCGTCAGATCGAGGCGGGGTATGAGGAAGTCCGTACACCGCAGCTGGTGGATCGCAGCCTGTGGGAGGAGTCCGGTCACTGGGACAAATACCGGGAGCATATGTTCATCGCCACGGTGGAGGATGAGGAAAAGACCCTCGCCCTGAAGCCGATGAACTGCCCGTGCCATGTGCAGATTTTCCGTCATGGCCTGCGCAGCTACAAGGAACTGCCGCTGCGCATGGCGGAATTCGGGGCCTGCCATCGTTACGAGCCGTCCGGTGCGCTGCACGGGATCATGCGGGTGCGTTCCTTCACGCAGGATGACGCGCATATTTTCTGCATGCCGGAGCAGATCGCCAAGGAAACCGCGGATTTCGTGGCGATGCTGGCCTCGGTGTATCGTGATCTCGGCTTCGACAGTTTCCGCGTGAAATTCGCCGATCGTCCGGAGAGCCGCGCCGGCAAGGACGAAGACTGGGACCGTGCCGAGCACGAACTGCGTGAAGCCTGCCGTCTGGCCGGGGTGGAGTATGAATTGAATCCGGGTGAAGGCGCGTTCTATGGCCCGAAGCTGGAATTCGTGCTGCGTGACGCCATCGGGCGGGACTGGCAGTGCGGCACGTTGCAGGTCGATTACGTGCTGCCGGAACGTCTGGACGCGGAATATGTGGCCGAGGATGGCTCCCGCCGTCGACCCGTGATGCTGCACCGGGCCATTCTGGGCAGTTTCGAGCGTTTCATCGGCATTCTGATTGAGCAATATGCGGGCCGCTTCCCGCTCTGGCTGGCGCCGGTGCCGGTGGTGGTGGCGCCGATCGTCTCCGATGCGAATGAATATGCGATGGAGGTGGTGACGGCCCTGAAACGCGCCGGTGTCACCTGGGCGGAGGCGGATCTGCGCAATGAGAAGATCAATGCCAAGATCCGCGAACACAGCCTGGCCCATGTGCCGGTTATTCTGGTGGTGGGACGGCGTGAGGCCGAGCAGCGTCAGGTGGCACTGCGTCGTCTGGGCTCTCAGGAACAGCAGGTGATGGCGCTGGATGAGGCGATCGCAGCCCTCGCCGCGGAGGCGACCCCGCCCGATCTGCGCCAGTAA
- a CDS encoding catalase family peroxidase yields the protein MAEDGASTPEQIVNVMNTMWGKQPPGQRANHAKGVLAEGTFTPSLDAKKLSRAGIFAGETIPVTVRFSDATGLPHIADASPNANPHGMAIRFHDKGNTDVDVITNSLPFFPVRTPEEFLQLLTAISKSKDAPHPTPAEQFIATHPAVAGAVGALKTPSSFARETYNGVNTFIFTDSNGKQHPFRFKVSPVSGAHHLTQQKAGKQKPDFLVDELPKRLEKGPAKFTLYAVLAEKGDAIEDGSKPFPADRRQVQLGTISITRIPEDAAKQAASILFLPSNLEAGIEASADPLIDARNAAYAVSFSRRQ from the coding sequence ATGGCAGAGGATGGCGCCTCCACGCCCGAGCAGATCGTGAATGTCATGAATACGATGTGGGGCAAGCAGCCCCCCGGCCAGCGTGCCAATCATGCCAAGGGTGTGCTGGCAGAAGGCACCTTCACCCCCTCTCTGGACGCGAAAAAACTCAGCCGGGCTGGCATTTTCGCGGGCGAAACCATTCCTGTCACAGTACGCTTCTCAGACGCCACCGGCCTGCCGCATATCGCCGATGCCTCGCCGAATGCCAATCCGCACGGTATGGCAATCCGATTTCACGACAAGGGCAATACAGATGTCGACGTGATCACCAACTCCCTGCCCTTTTTCCCGGTCCGCACGCCGGAGGAATTTCTTCAACTGCTGACCGCCATTTCGAAGAGCAAGGATGCGCCTCATCCAACCCCGGCCGAGCAATTCATCGCCACCCATCCTGCCGTGGCAGGAGCAGTCGGCGCTCTCAAAACCCCGTCCAGCTTCGCGCGGGAAACATATAACGGCGTCAACACCTTCATTTTCACCGACAGCAATGGCAAACAACATCCGTTCCGGTTCAAGGTCTCACCGGTCAGTGGAGCCCATCATCTGACGCAGCAGAAAGCCGGGAAACAGAAACCGGATTTTCTGGTGGATGAGCTGCCGAAACGACTGGAAAAAGGCCCTGCCAAGTTCACCCTGTATGCCGTTCTGGCTGAAAAAGGCGACGCAATCGAGGATGGATCAAAGCCCTTCCCGGCAGATCGCCGTCAGGTACAGCTCGGCACGATCTCCATCACACGCATCCCCGAGGATGCCGCCAAACAGGCAGCCTCCATCCTGTTCCTGCCCAGCAATCTGGAAGCCGGGATCGAAGCCTCGGCCGATCCGCTGATCGACGCGCGGAATGCCGCCTATGCAGTGTCCTTCTCGCGTCGGCAGTAA